From a single Methylosinus sp. H3A genomic region:
- a CDS encoding RDD family protein: MYEAGGDGRTYPVSPGPAPLPPREALAGVRSRRILAVCLDFFAVALLSAALWLGLLVLSFGLSALLLPPLFPLVAFFYNGLTVSGWRRATPGMRAMDLEVRLADGQPAPFLNAAVQGVLFYVSWLFPPLLLVTFITPDKRCLHDILADVIVLRRADRAL, from the coding sequence ATGTACGAAGCCGGCGGCGACGGCCGCACCTATCCGGTCTCGCCGGGGCCGGCGCCGCTCCCGCCGCGCGAGGCGCTCGCCGGCGTGCGCAGCCGCCGCATCCTCGCCGTCTGCCTCGATTTCTTCGCCGTGGCGCTGTTGTCGGCGGCGCTGTGGCTCGGGCTGCTGGTGTTGAGCTTCGGCCTGTCGGCTCTGCTGCTGCCGCCGCTGTTTCCGCTCGTGGCCTTTTTCTACAACGGCCTCACCGTCTCCGGCTGGCGGCGGGCGACGCCGGGAATGCGCGCCATGGACCTCGAGGTCCGACTCGCCGATGGCCAGCCCGCGCCTTTCCTCAATGCGGCCGTCCAGGGCGTGCTCTTTTATGTGAGCTGGCTGTTCCCGCCTTTGCTGCTCGTCACCTTCATCACCCCGGACAAGCGCTGCCTGCACGACATTCTGGCGGATGTGATCGTCCTGCGGCGCGCCGATCGCGCCCTCTAG
- the hemN gene encoding oxygen-independent coproporphyrinogen III oxidase, producing MTSASLALAERSAPRYTSYPTAPHFSADVGPDQAARWLAELSPQANLSLYLHVPFCPAICTYCGCHTKALRQDAPLTSYKETLLREIELVAASTPARHVRSIHWGGGTPSMLGPSRFREVAHVLGEQFDIARDVEHAIELDPRLVDAALADALVASGVNRVSLGVQDFNPHVQKAAGREQPYEVVERCVAILRAAGLEAINFDLMYGLPEQSVDDVIRTAKLAAGLSPSRLAVFGYAHVPWFAVHQKLIDQAALAGANERLAQAEAVRATLEAEGFEAIGLDHFARPQDTMALAARNGKLHRNFQGYTTDEADALIGLGVSSIGRLPQGYVGNIGDTGNWRRSVEAERLPISRGLAFTAEDRARSAVIERLMCDFSVDFGAVAAAHDFRENAFDDALPRLATLVDEGLVALDGRRLTIAPRGRPFARLAAAAFDAYLEAKAARHSVAV from the coding sequence ATGACCAGCGCCTCTCTCGCTCTCGCCGAACGTTCGGCGCCGCGTTACACGAGCTATCCCACCGCTCCGCATTTCTCGGCGGATGTCGGGCCGGACCAAGCTGCGCGCTGGCTCGCCGAGCTCTCGCCGCAGGCGAATCTGTCACTCTATCTGCATGTGCCCTTCTGCCCGGCGATCTGCACCTATTGCGGCTGCCACACCAAGGCGCTGCGCCAAGACGCGCCGCTCACCTCCTATAAGGAGACGCTGCTGCGCGAGATCGAGCTCGTCGCAGCCTCGACGCCGGCGCGCCATGTGCGCTCCATTCATTGGGGCGGCGGCACGCCGAGCATGCTCGGCCCCTCGCGCTTCCGCGAGGTGGCGCATGTGCTCGGCGAGCAGTTCGACATCGCGCGCGACGTCGAGCATGCGATCGAGCTCGACCCACGCCTCGTCGACGCCGCGCTCGCCGACGCGCTGGTCGCGTCGGGCGTCAATCGCGTCTCGCTCGGCGTGCAGGATTTCAATCCGCATGTGCAGAAAGCGGCCGGCCGCGAGCAGCCCTATGAGGTGGTGGAGCGCTGCGTCGCCATACTGCGCGCCGCCGGACTCGAGGCGATCAATTTCGATCTGATGTACGGCCTGCCGGAGCAGAGCGTCGACGACGTCATCCGCACGGCGAAACTCGCCGCAGGTCTCTCGCCGAGCCGGCTCGCCGTTTTCGGCTACGCCCATGTGCCGTGGTTCGCCGTGCATCAAAAACTGATCGACCAGGCGGCGCTCGCCGGCGCGAATGAACGCCTCGCTCAGGCGGAGGCGGTGCGCGCGACGCTGGAGGCGGAAGGCTTCGAGGCGATCGGCCTCGATCATTTCGCACGGCCGCAGGACACGATGGCGCTGGCCGCGCGCAATGGCAAATTACATCGCAATTTCCAAGGCTACACGACCGACGAGGCCGATGCGCTCATCGGCCTCGGCGTCTCTTCCATCGGCCGTCTACCGCAAGGCTATGTGGGCAATATCGGCGACACGGGGAACTGGCGCCGTTCCGTCGAGGCGGAGCGTCTGCCCATTTCGCGCGGCCTCGCCTTCACCGCGGAAGATAGAGCGCGCAGCGCCGTCATCGAACGCTTGATGTGTGATTTCTCAGTCGATTTCGGGGCCGTCGCGGCGGCGCATGATTTTCGTGAGAACGCTTTCGACGACGCCTTGCCGCGCCTTGCGACGCTGGTCGACGAAGGCCTCGTCGCGCTCGACGGACGCCGCCTGACGATCGCGCCGCGCGGCCGTCCCTTCGCGCGTCTCGCCGCAGCCGCCTTCGACGCCTATCTCGAAGCCAAGGCCGCTCGACACTCTGTCGCCGTGTAA
- a CDS encoding outer membrane beta-barrel protein: protein MIALSLAAPAAIAPLRPAQGQTLSPSSLDITPLRDLPAVPSIPGMEAAPPSITQPMTPERRAAPEISPGAPNYGLPRVRARLPRPNPPPPPLKPPPLSPAHPLPPLEAYKTSVYAKEKIRRQAKLRMRGFRGALDLPAERPPPPNVALPAQIPAKPKPLVDANPYAPLGLGVGSLRLYPYAEPTYGYDTNPNRVTSGVQGSKFFRVDAGLRLRSEWMRDEIQGNLRLGYVDYFSVENADRPDGVGDVFYRWDVARDTKVKFEGKFTLDSQRPGAPGLVTSLPNVIVVNRPLIVSLGTAVGVTQSFGRLDATMRGTFDRWIYQNANYNDGSTLNLMSTSYNDPGLNPRLAYELNPSMKPYVEATIDKRTHDSWLDPYGYARDSTGVSGRIGTTFKITDLVKGEASGGYAQRDYADPRLPRLRGPIIDAAIIYTATPLTTITLRTGTTLSETTLQGAAGVLSRNVTFDVTHAMFRNFTITATGSYQTNNYQGADTSEQVGTAGVKLEYKLTRSISIKGSYFWQRLVSSTANSNFTANVIMGGLRFEP, encoded by the coding sequence TTGATCGCTTTGTCGCTGGCTGCGCCGGCGGCGATCGCCCCCCTGCGTCCGGCGCAGGGGCAGACGCTTTCGCCCTCCTCGCTCGACATCACGCCTTTGCGCGATCTGCCGGCCGTGCCGTCCATTCCCGGCATGGAGGCGGCTCCGCCCAGCATCACGCAGCCCATGACGCCGGAGCGACGTGCCGCTCCGGAAATTTCCCCCGGCGCGCCCAATTACGGACTGCCGCGCGTGCGTGCGCGCCTGCCGAGGCCCAATCCGCCGCCGCCGCCCCTGAAGCCGCCGCCGCTCTCGCCGGCGCATCCGCTGCCGCCGCTCGAGGCTTATAAGACCTCGGTCTACGCCAAGGAGAAGATCAGGCGTCAGGCCAAGCTGCGCATGCGCGGCTTTCGCGGCGCGCTGGATCTGCCGGCCGAGCGTCCGCCGCCGCCCAATGTCGCGCTGCCAGCGCAGATCCCGGCGAAGCCCAAACCGCTGGTCGACGCCAATCCCTACGCGCCGCTCGGCCTGGGGGTGGGCTCGCTGCGCCTCTACCCCTACGCCGAGCCGACCTATGGCTATGACACCAACCCCAATCGCGTGACCTCCGGCGTCCAGGGCTCCAAATTCTTCCGCGTCGACGCGGGGCTGCGGCTGCGCTCGGAATGGATGCGCGACGAGATTCAAGGAAATCTGCGGCTCGGCTATGTCGATTATTTCAGCGTCGAAAACGCCGATCGGCCCGATGGCGTCGGCGACGTTTTCTATCGCTGGGATGTCGCGCGCGACACGAAGGTGAAGTTCGAAGGAAAGTTCACGCTCGACTCGCAGCGGCCCGGCGCGCCGGGCCTCGTCACCAGCCTGCCCAATGTCATCGTCGTCAATCGGCCGCTCATCGTCTCGCTCGGGACGGCCGTCGGCGTGACGCAGAGCTTCGGCCGGCTCGACGCGACGATGCGCGGAACCTTCGACCGCTGGATCTATCAGAACGCCAATTACAACGACGGCTCCACGCTCAATCTGATGAGCACGAGCTACAATGATCCAGGGCTCAATCCACGTCTCGCCTATGAGCTCAATCCGTCGATGAAGCCCTATGTCGAGGCGACGATCGACAAACGCACACACGACAGCTGGCTCGATCCTTATGGCTATGCGCGCGACAGCACCGGCGTCTCGGGCCGAATCGGCACGACCTTCAAGATCACCGATCTCGTCAAAGGCGAGGCCTCGGGCGGCTATGCGCAGCGCGATTACGCCGATCCGCGCCTGCCGCGCCTGCGCGGGCCGATCATCGACGCCGCCATCATCTATACGGCGACGCCGCTCACGACCATCACGCTGCGCACTGGCACGACGCTCTCCGAGACCACGCTGCAAGGCGCGGCCGGCGTGCTGTCACGCAATGTCACATTCGATGTGACGCATGCGATGTTCCGCAATTTCACCATCACCGCCACCGGCAGCTATCAGACCAATAATTACCAGGGCGCGGATACGTCCGAGCAGGTCGGCACGGCGGGCGTGAAGCTCGAATATAAGCTCACCCGCTCCATCTCGATCAAAGGCAGCTATTTCTGGCAGCGCCTCGTCAGCTCGACGGCGAACTCCAATTTCACCGCCAATGTCATCATGGGCGGGCTTCGCTTCGAGCCGTAG
- a CDS encoding polymer-forming cytoskeletal protein — translation MKDFRPEEKNVVYIGEGVSLTGSVKAQDTIVVDGAVDGEISCSQLIVGPSGVVNGAISVSDADIYGRIGTDITIKQLLIVRSTGRVEGKWIYGEIEVEKGGVLFGTAESTEIRSERKPTNAKEEKASFKNFEKPALVASNDADAEAAPVTSISSRALRDRRKA, via the coding sequence GTGAAAGACTTTCGACCTGAAGAAAAGAACGTCGTCTATATCGGCGAAGGCGTGTCGCTGACGGGTTCGGTGAAAGCGCAGGACACGATCGTCGTCGACGGCGCCGTCGACGGCGAAATTTCGTGCAGCCAGCTGATCGTCGGCCCGTCGGGCGTCGTCAATGGCGCGATCTCGGTCTCCGACGCGGATATCTATGGCCGCATCGGCACCGATATCACCATCAAGCAATTGCTCATCGTCCGCTCGACAGGGCGTGTCGAGGGCAAGTGGATCTATGGCGAGATCGAGGTCGAGAAAGGCGGCGTGCTGTTCGGCACGGCAGAATCGACGGAAATCCGCTCCGAGCGCAAGCCCACGAATGCGAAGGAAGAAAAAGCCTCCTTCAAGAATTTCGAGAAGCCGGCTCTCGTCGCCTCCAATGACGCCGATGCCGAAGCGGCGCCCGTCACCAGCATTTCGTCGCGCGCGCTGCGCGATCGTCGCAAGGCCTGA
- a CDS encoding ribose-phosphate pyrophosphokinase → MAAMKILAGNSNRALAEAIAAYVGVPLCRAQVRRFADMEVFVEIQENVRGQDTFVVQSTSAPSNDHLMELLIMIDALRRASARRITAVIPYFGYARQDRKGTSRTPISAKLVANLITRAGADRVLTVDLHAGQIQGFFDIPTDNLFAAPVMVADIKSHAKLPNAMVVSPDTGGVVRARALAKRIDAPLAIVDKRRERAGESEVMNIIGDVVGRNCILVDDIVDSGGTLCNAAEALLAAGAISVSAYITHGVLSGAAAERVAASKLKELVLTDTIAATSAVQEARNIRVISIGALIGEAIARTAREESVSSLFD, encoded by the coding sequence ATGGCGGCGATGAAAATTCTCGCAGGCAACTCTAATCGCGCGCTCGCCGAGGCGATCGCCGCCTATGTCGGCGTGCCTTTGTGCCGGGCGCAGGTGCGGCGCTTCGCCGATATGGAGGTCTTCGTCGAGATTCAGGAGAATGTGCGCGGGCAGGACACTTTCGTCGTGCAGTCGACCTCGGCGCCGTCGAACGACCATCTGATGGAGCTGCTCATCATGATCGACGCGCTGCGCCGCGCGTCGGCGCGCCGCATCACCGCGGTCATCCCCTATTTCGGCTACGCCCGCCAGGATCGCAAAGGCACGTCGCGCACGCCCATCTCGGCCAAGCTCGTCGCCAATCTCATCACCCGCGCCGGCGCCGACCGCGTGCTGACCGTCGATCTGCACGCTGGGCAGATCCAGGGCTTCTTCGATATTCCGACCGATAATCTCTTCGCCGCGCCGGTCATGGTCGCCGACATCAAATCGCACGCCAAGCTGCCGAATGCGATGGTGGTCTCGCCCGACACCGGCGGCGTGGTGCGCGCCCGCGCCCTCGCCAAGCGCATCGATGCGCCGCTCGCCATCGTCGACAAGCGCCGCGAGCGCGCCGGCGAATCGGAAGTGATGAACATCATCGGCGACGTCGTGGGGCGCAATTGCATCCTCGTCGACGACATCGTCGATTCCGGCGGAACTCTGTGCAACGCCGCCGAGGCGCTGCTCGCGGCGGGCGCGATCTCGGTCTCGGCCTATATCACCCATGGCGTGCTGTCGGGCGCGGCGGCCGAGCGCGTCGCCGCCTCCAAGCTGAAAGAGCTGGTGCTGACCGACACGATCGCGGCCACGTCCGCGGTGCAGGAGGCGCGCAACATTCGCGTCATCTCGATCGGCGCGCTGATCGGCGAGGCCATCGCCCGCACGGCGCGCGAGGAGAGCGTGTCCAGCCTGTTCGATTGA
- a CDS encoding AprI/Inh family metalloprotease inhibitor, with protein sequence MSKFPGATALAASLGLALAAGLPSFAPPAGAAQPGVAGRYAILRAGDKDTGCMLTLDDRGRGPGGFRAQLAPACRDQGVVIFDPVGWSLERGRLALTARKGHKAHFDQEPDGLWRRDAKEGKALSLRRL encoded by the coding sequence ATGTCGAAATTTCCCGGAGCCACGGCCCTGGCCGCGAGCCTCGGCCTGGCCCTCGCGGCCGGCCTGCCGAGCTTCGCGCCGCCCGCCGGCGCGGCGCAGCCGGGCGTCGCCGGCCGCTATGCGATCCTGCGCGCCGGCGACAAGGACACGGGCTGCATGCTGACGCTCGACGACCGCGGCCGCGGTCCCGGCGGCTTCCGCGCCCAGCTGGCGCCCGCCTGTCGCGACCAGGGCGTCGTCATCTTCGATCCGGTGGGCTGGTCGCTCGAGCGCGGCCGTCTCGCGCTCACCGCCCGCAAAGGCCACAAGGCGCATTTCGACCAGGAGCCCGACGGGCTCTGGCGCCGCGACGCCAAGGAAGGCAAGGCGCTGTCGCTGCGGCGCCTGTGA
- a CDS encoding DUF2312 domain-containing protein: MEASAGVDPTGEVNGGHLRAFIERIERLEEEKRAIADDIKDVYGEAKSTGFDPKIMRKIVSLRRQDKHKRAEEEEILDLYMSALGE; the protein is encoded by the coding sequence ATGGAGGCCAGCGCCGGCGTCGATCCGACCGGCGAGGTGAATGGCGGCCATTTGCGCGCCTTCATCGAACGCATCGAGCGACTCGAGGAGGAGAAGCGCGCCATCGCCGACGACATCAAGGATGTCTACGGCGAGGCCAAGAGCACCGGCTTCGATCCCAAAATCATGCGCAAGATCGTCTCCCTGCGCCGGCAGGACAAGCACAAGCGCGCGGAAGAAGAAGAGATTCTCGATCTCTATATGTCCGCCCTCGGCGAATGA
- a CDS encoding arginyltransferase, with product MTREPRDAPQFYLTSPAPCPYLPGRDERKVFTHLIGRRAPALNDTLTQSGFRRSQTIAYRPACETCRACVSVRVKVEEFQQSKGLRRVARRNADLFAEARRPHAVTEQYALFRAYVGARHNDGGMADMSMVDYQMMVEDSHVETRLIEYRLPGPNGGPDRLIACCLTDYLADGLSMVYSFYDPTLEERSLGAFMILDHVERVRRAALPHLYLGYWVDGSRKMAYKSRFLPQERLGMDGWKRVG from the coding sequence GTGACGAGAGAACCCCGCGACGCGCCGCAATTCTATCTCACCTCGCCGGCGCCGTGCCCCTATTTGCCCGGGCGCGACGAGCGCAAGGTGTTCACCCATCTCATCGGCCGCCGCGCGCCGGCGCTCAACGACACTTTGACGCAATCTGGCTTCCGCCGCTCGCAGACCATCGCCTATCGGCCGGCCTGCGAGACCTGCCGGGCCTGCGTCTCGGTGCGCGTGAAGGTCGAAGAGTTTCAGCAATCCAAGGGCTTGCGCCGGGTGGCGCGGCGCAACGCCGACCTCTTCGCCGAGGCCCGCCGCCCCCATGCCGTGACCGAGCAATATGCGCTGTTTCGCGCCTATGTGGGAGCGCGGCACAATGACGGCGGCATGGCCGACATGAGCATGGTCGACTATCAGATGATGGTCGAGGACAGCCATGTCGAGACGCGACTCATCGAGTATCGCCTGCCCGGCCCCAATGGCGGGCCGGACCGGCTGATCGCCTGCTGCCTGACCGATTATCTCGCCGACGGCCTGTCGATGGTCTATTCCTTCTACGATCCGACGTTGGAAGAGCGCTCGCTCGGCGCCTTCATGATTCTCGACCATGTCGAGCGTGTGCGCCGCGCCGCCCTCCCGCATCTCTATCTCGGCTATTGGGTCGATGGCTCCCGCAAAATGGCCTATAAGTCCCGCTTCCTGCCACAGGAGCGGCTCGGCATGGATGGCTGGAAGCGCGTCGGCTGA
- a CDS encoding acyl-CoA synthetase has protein sequence MIEPVPARFNLARYCIADHARAHPGKTAIVIVGDEGEQNWTYAALDRDVRALAAGFRGLGLSSGARVMIRMGNEAGAVLSYFAAIAAGYVALLASSQLTFEEASFLLEDCGAAALVLGRDFEGENHSREGVAVLRGDDLARLVQGAPLEDYADTAADDPAYLVYTSGTTSRPKGVLHAHRAAWARRPMYAYWQGLTSADVMLHAGAMNWTYTLGVGVVDPLANGACAVLYNGRPDPSVWPRLIERHRATIFAAVPGVYRQILKYAALETHDLSSLRHGLTAGAALSPSLLEEWRARAKTELFEAFGMSEISTFVSSAPTVPVRPGSPGRPQPGRIVAALPREEGTEPLGAGETGVLAVRRDEPGLMLRYWNRPDEEKEAFRGDWFVSGDLVEFDADGYMWHHGRADEVMNALGYRVSPAEVEKCLLAHPFIADAAIAERPGRDDQTIIKAYVILHDGATLGEEDILAHCAEHLAAYKRPRQIVFLEGLPRNRNGKLMRAALP, from the coding sequence ATGATCGAGCCCGTCCCCGCCCGCTTCAATCTCGCCCGCTATTGCATCGCCGATCACGCGCGCGCCCATCCGGGCAAGACGGCGATCGTCATCGTCGGCGACGAGGGCGAGCAGAACTGGACCTATGCCGCGCTGGACCGTGATGTGCGCGCGCTGGCGGCGGGCTTTCGCGGTCTCGGCCTTTCGTCCGGCGCGCGGGTGATGATCCGCATGGGCAATGAGGCGGGCGCGGTCCTCTCCTATTTCGCGGCCATCGCCGCCGGCTATGTCGCGCTGCTCGCCTCCTCGCAGCTCACTTTCGAGGAGGCCTCGTTCCTGCTCGAAGATTGCGGCGCCGCGGCGCTCGTGCTCGGTCGCGATTTCGAAGGCGAAAATCACTCGCGCGAAGGCGTCGCGGTCCTGCGCGGCGATGATCTCGCGCGTCTCGTCCAAGGCGCGCCGCTCGAGGATTACGCCGACACCGCCGCCGACGATCCCGCCTATCTCGTCTACACCTCCGGCACGACGAGCCGGCCCAAGGGCGTGCTGCATGCACATCGCGCGGCCTGGGCGCGCCGGCCGATGTATGCGTATTGGCAGGGTCTCACATCGGCGGATGTGATGCTGCACGCCGGCGCGATGAATTGGACCTATACGCTCGGCGTCGGCGTCGTCGATCCGCTCGCCAATGGCGCTTGCGCCGTGCTCTACAATGGCCGGCCCGACCCGTCTGTCTGGCCGCGCCTCATCGAGCGTCATCGCGCGACGATCTTTGCCGCCGTTCCCGGCGTCTATCGCCAGATTCTCAAATATGCGGCGCTCGAGACGCATGATCTCTCGAGCCTGAGGCATGGGCTCACCGCAGGCGCCGCTTTGTCGCCGAGCCTGCTCGAGGAATGGCGCGCGCGCGCGAAGACCGAGCTCTTCGAGGCCTTCGGCATGAGCGAAATCTCGACCTTCGTGTCCAGCGCGCCGACTGTTCCCGTGCGGCCGGGCTCGCCCGGGCGGCCGCAGCCGGGCCGTATCGTGGCGGCGCTGCCGCGCGAGGAGGGGACCGAGCCGCTCGGCGCCGGCGAGACCGGCGTGCTCGCCGTGCGCCGCGACGAGCCGGGCTTGATGCTGCGCTATTGGAACCGGCCGGACGAAGAGAAGGAAGCTTTTCGCGGCGACTGGTTCGTCTCCGGCGATCTCGTCGAATTCGACGCCGACGGATACATGTGGCACCACGGCCGCGCCGATGAGGTGATGAACGCTCTCGGCTATCGCGTCTCGCCGGCGGAAGTGGAGAAATGTCTCTTGGCTCATCCGTTCATCGCCGATGCGGCGATCGCGGAACGGCCCGGCCGCGACGATCAGACGATCATCAAGGCCTATGTCATCCTTCATGATGGAGCGACGCTGGGCGAGGAGGATATCCTCGCCCATTGCGCCGAACATCTCGCAGCCTATAAGCGGCCGCGACAAATCGTTTTTCTCGAGGGCCTGCCGCGCAATCGCAACGGCAAGCTGATGCGCGCGGCCTTGCCCTAG
- a CDS encoding ATP-binding protein — translation MLASPLVLVGADKGGVGKTTVTRLLIDFLQMANRAVRVYDTQAPTGALKRFYPDIAEIIDIRDVRHQARLVESLTEHNAVTIVDIKAGQLTRTLRFMEDVGLLDAASRGEARVLVLHLIGASVASLSEIEEMGPYKGKCEYRIVKNFINGSNFFQENARFSRRYLGESDANREIIVPRLDPLAYEAVELTGLPFSAFVFDEPARGAENRPRSFVLRGYVRTWLERSWTNFEAAGLRSYVAPPSEKI, via the coding sequence ATGCTCGCATCGCCGCTCGTTCTGGTCGGAGCCGACAAGGGCGGAGTTGGCAAGACGACGGTGACGAGGCTTCTCATCGACTTCCTGCAGATGGCGAACCGCGCAGTGCGCGTCTACGACACGCAGGCGCCGACCGGCGCATTGAAACGCTTCTATCCCGATATCGCAGAGATCATCGACATCAGGGACGTGCGCCATCAGGCGCGTCTCGTCGAAAGCCTCACCGAGCACAACGCCGTCACCATCGTCGACATCAAAGCCGGACAGCTCACGCGCACGCTGCGTTTCATGGAGGATGTCGGCCTGCTCGACGCGGCGTCGCGCGGCGAGGCGCGCGTGCTGGTGCTGCATCTCATCGGCGCGTCCGTCGCCTCGCTCTCCGAGATCGAGGAGATGGGGCCCTACAAGGGCAAATGCGAATATCGCATCGTCAAGAACTTCATCAACGGCTCCAATTTCTTTCAGGAGAACGCCCGCTTTTCTCGACGCTATCTCGGCGAGAGCGACGCCAACCGCGAAATCATCGTGCCGCGGCTCGATCCGCTCGCCTATGAGGCCGTGGAGCTCACCGGGCTGCCATTTTCTGCTTTCGTGTTCGACGAGCCCGCGCGCGGCGCCGAAAATCGGCCGCGCTCCTTCGTGCTCCGCGGCTATGTCCGCACTTGGCTCGAACGTTCATGGACCAATTTCGAAGCCGCGGGACTGCGCAGCTACGTCGCCCCGCCCTCCGAGAAAATCTAA